Part of the Rhipicephalus sanguineus isolate Rsan-2018 chromosome 5, BIME_Rsan_1.4, whole genome shotgun sequence genome is shown below.
gtgcggtgatgtggagATCACGGAGAGCAAGGCGATCGTGGGCGAGGCGATCGTCGGCGACGCTGCCGTTGACTGCGAAGACAGCGAAGAGGAGGTCGGCGAGTCTCAGCACTGGGAATAGCCGGTCAGGGAGTCGCAGCGTGGTGGCATAGAGACCGGGGACTCCAGGAATGGCGAAGCGGCGGCCTTGGAAAAAGGGAAATATGAGAAAGCCGGAGGTGACGAGGGTGCTGGGACGGGGAAGGAGGAGAACGTTAAGAAGGATGGTGGCGAGGAAGAGGAGGGTCAAGGAAAGAACGAGGCATGGAGTAAGAAGGACGAGAgcgaggatgaagacgaagaggcTGCCTATGCTGAGGCGGCCCCAATGGCAGCCGCCAACGGGGCTGAGTCAGCTGACAGCAAGGACAAGAAGGAAGAGGAAGAGGCTAACAACGATGGAGATGCAAGCATGGCTCGGCATGCAGATTCCGAAGATGCTGACCCTGATCATAAGGAGGAACCAGACGTCTGCAACAGGACAAAGCAGGCAACCACAGACAGCggcagcaaggcggctgccacgacgactCCTACCTGAAGGTGGATGCTGAGCCCCCAATTGCCACGGACGGCGCCGGGACCTTGATGACGTGGCGGACGAACCATGCCGGCGTGCGGTCGTGTACGTCGCGTGctgtccgccgtggccaagggtAGTCAGGACAGTTGCGCAGGCTACTGGCGCTAAGTAGCCCTCGTCCTTCTCCCCCGCTTTTCCCGAGGGGAGGGGACATTATAGGAGTGGCGGCTGCGAGCGCGCCGGCCATAGAAGAAGAGAACGATGAACGATTGCGCGCTTGCAGCTCGCGCTCAGTagtcgctggcagcgggcagtagCGGCCGAGGTTCGGCGGAGcaaagatggttgctggtctaTCTCGGTCTCGTTTCTGAGGGTTTTCTGGGCCAGCCGCAGCCGGGAAACCCCACAATATAAAACAAAGAGGGTTAGGCTAAAAGTCAGTAATGCGGAAAATAGTGAGTGGATAGCAGCGACGGAAAGAAAAGAGACCCTGAGTAAGTTCTGAAAGGGCAACGACGAAATAAGCAACATACATTTTTATCATAATGCAAGGGGAAGAGGTTAGCTGTtcgaagcgaggtcgggttgcttTAGAGCGCATATTTATAAAGCGATattcagtaaaaaagaaaaatgtacatgcATGGAGAAGGTAAGCAAGCAACGCTGCAGATATACACTCGTGCAGGGTGTCTCAACGAaacgtttttcgtttcggttttattTTCGTCCCACCACACAAAGTTCCGTTCCCTTCCGTTTCAGTtccggaaggaaaaaaaaaatgttcagtagCTGTTCGTAATGGTTTTTATTTGTATGGAATATATTGGTgttaaagtaacgataaaaacggcagtttcaccgcaagggcgaagcaatgaatgcgataacaacaaattataATGTTATACGATGTATAAGGccggcagctaactcttttagatgtAGTCTCACGTCACTTTAGAAACGCGGGTGTAAGAGACTACGGCCGCTCCAGAAAGAGAAGCCGATTTCGCACAgtgtcttcgcgttgagagcgcagcacgaagATACGAGCCcaccgctgatgcctgccgatatagcgcgcgcgccagcgatcgcgaccctGCCCTTTTGTTCAAAGTTCACACTtgctgcttgagcagcattcgacggcaggcctcgtacGCCGAGTCATATTATCTCATGCGCCCTCCGAGGAacagagatgggctggctcgtttgatatctgcttcagccgccttCATCGTCCCCggtcgcgcgcttttacccgcgggtagaacatactatACCCGGGGATATGTTATCGATGTGGACTTTTACGGAGCCAGACGGCGAGAGCAACTGCGAtgaaaaaacccgtcgagagtgcccgTGTAATTGCTTTCGCAAAACAACATGATTTGTGGAATAATAACTTGAGCTCctcttgaaggggccctgcaaaattTTTCCAAGTAACCGCCCAATGGATTAACAAAAGAAGTtaattgcctcgcgaatcgaccaCCACAGATATTTtttaatccgtcaagtacgagcggagttagagttctgccacacacacacacacacatatatatatatatatatatatatatatatatatatatataatatagttgaaggagtgatTGCCTTTGgctgccgtataagtatgagaggtggcacttcaagcaaacttcatttattacgtcgacgtttcggtcagagcctgaccatTCTCAagaggtcaggctctgaccgaaacatcgacgtaataaatgaagttttcttgaagtgccacctctcatacttatatatatatatatatattttgtctACCAAAACTTTATCGCGCAAGAAGTTGTAGAGCATGcgttaccaactagctcgaaccgaCACCTTCTTCAGTTGCAGAAATTTGTCGCatgatgattttccgctcacaagtGACGACGCCGACAATGACGGCTctgccagaatttctgcgaaccgagctcttcaacgctatcgcgttaataataataaacaaagctTCAGCTTGGTGAAACGCACGTCATCTTCTTTTTATAAGGACACGCTCTTAGCATTCATTCATCCTTTGTCATCGAAAAAAACTCGCATGGTCGCTTATGtgatcgcctaagacgactcgaagacctAAAATGACACAACCGGCAGCCATCGCAGTATTCAAAAGCCTCTCCAGGCAACGAACGAAAGAGAGACGttggagaggaaaaaaaagccaTACAATGgataaaacaacaatgctagcGAAGGAATGTGTGACGTAATATCTTTCGTGTCTGCCCTATTTCGATGACATGTGGATGGAAAGAGTTCTGGTTTTATTCATAGAATGATTTGGTTTTCTGATCCGTTAAAGAGTGTGAAATTCGGAGACGACGCTTAGACCGTCTACATTTTTCGCTGATCGATGACGAGTGAAAAGAGGAACTTACTGTActaaatagacagggcgtgcaagcagGGCCACAAGGAAAAAGTCACGTCATCGCAAACGCCGACTAAGaattgaagagacgcacaacaacggaaaagaaagaaggtgcgAAAATGTACCTGCAGATATCCATGCATCAAGCGACCCTATCaacctattgcatgggcatgcatgaacacGCCcaggtaagttttcgtgccttctttgttttccgccgttgtgcccctcttcagttgttagccgTCGTTTGTGGTTTTgtgacttcttgtgtccgtgtttacacgccctgtctttttataatgaataGTTGCCAACTAGATTAGCTCTGTGTTATTCTAAAGAAACTACCCTACGTCTGATAAGTACATCGTATTACCGCCCTACTACTCCACGCTGACAGAAAAATTCCGGAGATACCCTAAAAGCAGGGTAATTACCCTATGATTGACAACACTGGCCAGCCCAGGAGTGCCGTGTACGTGAAGCCGGGCCCAAACGGGCGTGTTGTCGCTGCCGGGTATACTTAAAGGGCCAATCATCAGCTTTAGGCGCAACCCCAAAATCCCCTTTTCGCCGAGCACCACAAAGCCACGCATGGCGAGGCGGGGTGAGGGGGGTCGAAATCTCCCTCTCCCCCCGCCCTTCCTTCAGTTGCCTGGGCCCGTGGTGACGCCACTAACCAAACGCCTGTTTGCGGAGACGCCTGTGCGGGGACCAGACTAAATTTAAGCGGTGTAGAAATTCTCTAGATAAGGAAGTTTGAAGACGAAACAAATGTATCACTTTAATCTATTTTGTTCATTTTTGAACAAACAGATGTATTATAGAACAAACTGAACTCATTCGTGTGGCGAAACGAAAGAAAATAGTCGGTGACCAAATTTTTACATGTTGGGAAAACTATCAGTGGCAATCGCATGATAAATGTGTTTAACGAGTATTTTGTGTACCGCCACTTTGACACCGCATCACGTGCATCTTTGACAAGTCTAGATCCTGATAATGTAAAGACGCTCTTTTTAGAAGAAACGGTAAAATATGAAGTATGTGCGCTTTTTCTGggtgttaaaggagcactgacacaaaatttcgaaggcgagataatgagttaaatagatgtatgcggagccgtacacaacgtctacgaaatatcaagggccaatatagcctagaacatattcaaaatcaattttaaagtgcatgccgcgcgactgagcgagatgcgagcgcttcgcgacgccgacatcaacgcggggggtgtgtaaacaaacctacgtcacgagtttgtgttggctggtggctggttgtgcccttgcgcttgttatggtggctagaaggagaggtgtcagcatcgtcTCGGCCGCGCCGTGAAAGGAGGCGTGCTGGTATTTCATGCCGCCACGGGGCGGCGCGCACGTCAGTACTGAGATCATCATCAGATCTGTCGAGAACACCCGCCGACCACCGGAGCCGCACGTTTCCtcgcttgcacgtgttctcgcaACGTCTGCggcaggagcgtagccaaggggagggggggttcatacacccccccccccccccgaaattttgcatgtgtatatatacacgcacacataaaacgcacgcacgaacatacataaagtatggttgaacccccccgaaaagaatttctggctacgcccctggtctgcgGTGTGCCAATTCGAACTTGTTCGGTATCGGTACGTATCGATGTGACCATGCCACAGTGACGACAATGGTGTGTAAACAGCAAAGACACTGCTTTGCACCTGGATGCTTTGTAAGAGTGTGTCAAAATAAATGTCTTGCTTGTACAAATAGACCTTGATTTGCGATGCGCAAGTCATAAAagttaggggtgtgtgaatattcgagtttcgaattccaaTCGAATAATGCCTAACCGAAtgattcgattcgactttcgaatagctcgtATTCAAAgtctcgaataattcgacaggacgaacatctaaaacgcgacaaaggtgcaacttggctagggtggagtggataaaactaacgctaacatcggtacagtaggcctctcgttaaaactttcaccgatatcctggtacaaaagcgagcgcatgtttatttcaaaGGCGATCATGTAATttgcacacgtaaaaaaaaagaaacatgagaaaactgtcaagctcttcacaatttcgcctctgaaacgaaggcatgcactttccttgcctagttcggtcgcgtatgccgcaggcGACGTATTACATTCCGACTTCGGCTCGCGAAACCCTCGGCTTTTGGATTCATATATGAAAATTTGTtcccgctgtgcagtcgtcactgccgcaccgcaccactcgttcaagaACTCCCATCGCTTCGGCGCGTAgttgaaacactgctgtgaacgagcGCCCGAAGATTGTTGGGCCCCGAGTATGCATCGAGATAAAGCAGTATTGCGCGACCACAGATGGAGcacaattgaagccgtattccgCGACTATAGGGACAAAAACTATACCGTACCCCCTTTTTTTAGCCGTTGAGAGGGCCCCTGCTAACTGGAGTGACggttcttctatcaacatgcctgcgcgcccagaAAAGCAGAATAAAAATACTCTTCCGAACAagcacgcataggcgtgcgcacagtgggggggggggggggggccgcccaccctaatcacctaagaggggggggggcgcaatatctgccccacacattgacccttctagtcacctaagagggggggggggcgctgcgatgaatctttgtcccccctgatggggaaccctgcgcacgcctatgcaagcaCGTAATAAAGCTGCCACCAACCCGTAGCGtgcctgatttttcctttgtcttgcgg
Proteins encoded:
- the LOC119395101 gene encoding dentin sialophosphoprotein, with amino-acid sequence MSPDEVRRITMALEHLGPYIGVTMTANGATTTLPLPTSDAAHERRTPARIEARTVDCVAVRVQAMAEAVALCDETAENVNGEQHMAVDQEIAKEDAEGSEDGEGECNEGSIEEIVEEMDEKRDEQADKCGDVEITESKAIVGEAIVGDAAVDCEDSEEERGGIETGDSRNGEAAALEKGKYEKAGGDEGAGTGKEENVKKDGGEEEEGQGKNEAWSKKDESEDEDEEAAYAEAAPMAAANGAESADSKDKKEEEEANNDGDASMARHADSEDADPDHKEEPDVCNRTKQATTDSGSKAAATTTPT